A genomic window from Panthera tigris isolate Pti1 chromosome B4, P.tigris_Pti1_mat1.1, whole genome shotgun sequence includes:
- the KLRD1 gene encoding natural killer cells antigen CD94, with protein MAASQINPWNLISGILGVICLSLMATTGVLLKHLLTKQSIQSTMPTMSPGLTTEIQKEADCCSCQEKWIGNQCNCYFFSTELKTWEESRDFCASQNSSLLQMQNTDELHFMRSSTSFYWIGLRYSEKHRAWLWENNSNVSQDLLPLIQDLNTKKCVVYSPNLRALDEPCGSTYRFICKQQLRRPGGSVG; from the exons ATGGCAG CTTCTCAGATCAATCCATGGAATTTGATTTCCGGCATCTTAGGAGTAATCTGCCTTTCCTTGATGGCTACTACGGGGGTTTTGCTGAAAcatt TACTTACTAAACAAAGTATTCAGTCAACAATGCCAACAATGTCTCCAGGACTAACCACAGAAATCCAGAAAG AAGCTGACTGTTGTTCTTGCCAAGAAAAGTGGATTGGGAACCAATGCAACTGCTACTTCTTTTCTACTGAATTAAAAACTTGGGAAGAGAGTCGTGATTTCTGTGCTTCTCAGAATTCCAGTCTACTTCAGATGCAAAACACAGATGAATTG CATTTTATGAGGTCCAGTACAAGCTTTTACTGGATTGGGCTCCGTTACAGTGAAAAACATCGTGCCTGGTTGTGGGAAAACAACTCCAATGTCTCCCAAGATCT aTTGCCATTAATTCaagatttaaatacaaagaaatgcgTAGTGTATAGCCCAAACCTAAGAGCTTTGGATGAACCCTGTGGAAGTACATATCGTTTTATATGTAAGCAACAGctgaggcgcccgggtggctcagtcggttga